The Corylus avellana chromosome ca8, CavTom2PMs-1.0 genome has a segment encoding these proteins:
- the LOC132190552 gene encoding acetylglutamate kinase, chloroplastic-like produces the protein MLTAKSIMKHYPPLSCSSKTRTQTQTPKKPNFAFSILHSPSPKARSLSITNTAQDDVGTAGQFRVDILSESLPFIQKLRGKTIVVKYGGAAMKSQELQASVVNDLVLLACVGLRPVLVHGGGPEINQWLKRVNIPPVFHEGLRVTDSQTMEIVSMVLVGKVNKQLVSLINRAGATAVGLSGMDGQLLTARPSPKSQQLGFVGEVARVDSTVLRPLIDSGHIPVVTSVAANESGQPYNINADTVAGELAAALGAEKLILLTDVAGILEDREDPDSLVKKISIDGVKRMVEEGKVGGGMIPKVHCCVRSLAQGVRTASIIDGRVPHSLLLEIMTDKGAGTMITE, from the coding sequence ATGTTGACGGCAAAATCGATAATGAAACACTACCCACCTCTCTCATGCTCTTCAAAAACCCGAACACAGACACAAACCCCCAAGAAACCCAACTTCGCATTCTCGATTCTCCACTCTCCCTCTCCCAAAGCACGCTCCCTCTCAATCACAAACACGGCACAAGATGACGTGGGCACCGCAGGTCAGTTCCGAGTCGACATTCTATCGGAATCGCTGCCATTCATCCAGAAATTACGGGGAAAGACCATCGTGGTCAAGTACGGTGGCGCAGCCATGAAATCACAGGAGCTCCAGGCCTCCGTCGTTAACGACCTCGTCCTCCTCGCCTGCGTCGGCCTTCGCCCCGTCCTCGTCCACGGCGGCGGACCCGAGATCAACCAATGGCTGAAGCGCGTCAACATCCCTCCAGTCTTCCACGAGGGGCTCCGTGTCACCGACTCCCAAACCATGGAGATCGTCTCCATGGTGCTTGTCGGGAAAGTGAACAAACAACTGGTGTCCCTGATCAACAGGGCAGGCGCCACCGCCGTTGGGCTCTCCGGCATGGACGGCCAGCTCCTGACTGCCCGGCCCAGCCCCAAGTCCCAACAGTTAGGGTTTGTCGGCGAGGTTGCCCGCGTGGACTCCACCGTCCTGCGTCCGCTCATCGACAGCGGACACATTCCGGTCGTGACGTCTGTGGCGGCAAACGAGTCGGGTCAGCCGTACAACATCAACGCGGACACGGTGGCGGGGGAGCTGGCGGCGGCGTTGGGGGCCGAGAAGCTGATCCTGCTGACGGACGTGGCGGGGATCTTGGAGGACAGGGAGGATCCGGATAGTTTGGTGAAGAAAATAAGCATCGACGGAGTGAAGAGGATGGTGGAGGAAGGGAAGGTTGGGGGTGGGATGATTCCCAAGGTCCATTGCTGCGTGCGATCGCTGGCGCAGGGCGTTAGGACTGCAAGTATTATTGATGGGAGGGTGCCGCACTCGTTGCTCTTGGAGATCATGACCGATAAAGGGGCTGGAACGATGATTACTGAGTGA
- the LOC132189057 gene encoding DDB1- and CUL4-associated factor homolog 1: protein MEAAMDEQANQAQEEAQPPAEEPQAQSRGGEEEEEEEPRNEDEELIAKAQKRMEKITSSPENPSPLVLHALASLLETQESLYMEENGHSSNNGRASHNIGRLGNLVRENDDFFELISSKFLSDTRYPPSIQAASARLLLSCSLTWIYPVFEEAVLENIKNWVIDDTIRFPGEDHNCKSKEASDYEMLKTYSTGLLAVCLTGGGQVVEDVLTSGLSAKLMRYLRVRVLGETSTSQKDAAHLTESKHASGTTCIRGRDESRGRVRLALETTYLDDMRTAGERSLDDQSGERDQDRSIVRQGHGEECWVNDGEPPDGLDERVDIYDADADGEDRWHSRDFRDGKAKFGDLDENGRDDSSRRRASRGSARSKCKGRVNEGGLENEQILTSPGSGTRSGQGRSTRDRSFSRNLDVKKVPDAKKSSGRVTSDALAVEREDTDDCFQECRVGNKDISDLVKKAVRAAEAEAGAANAPAEAIKAAGDAAAELVKSAALEEFKAKNDEEAAILAASRAASTVIDAANAIEVSRSSSGINGVRSSSGINGDRSTSSINGDTMYPASIETETNEDVEEYFIPDSESLAQLREKYCIQCLEILGEYVEVLGPVLNEKGVDVCLGLLQRSSRLKEASKIAILLPDVMKLICALAAHRKFAALFVDRGGMQKLLAVPRIVQTFFGLSSCLFTIGSLQGIMERVCALPSDVVHLVVELAIQLLECPQDQARKNAALFFAAAFVFRAVLDAFDAQDGLQKLLGILNDAASVRSGVNTGTLGLSSSGSIRNDRSSAEVLTSSEKQIAYHTCVALRQYFRAHLLLLVDSLRPNKTNRSTARNTPSVRAAYKPLDISNEAMDAAFLQLQKDRKLGPAFVRTRWPAVEKFLSSNGHITLLELCQAPPVERYLHDLLQYALGVLHIVTLVPNSRKMIVSATLSNSRVGVAVILDAANSSSSYQKNYVDPEIIQPALNVLVNLVCPPPSISNKPPVLAQGQHSVSVQASYGPATETRDRNTERNISDRAVNTSGQSDPRDRNGESSVVDRGSAAGVGTQSIGSSSQTPVAATSGLVGDRRISLGAGAGGAGLATQLELGYHQAREAVRANNGIKVLLYLLQPRIYSPPAALDCLRALACRVLLGLARDDTIAHILTKLQVGKKLSELIRDSGSQTTGTEQGRWQAELSQAAIELIAIVTNSGRASTLAATDAATPTLRRIERAAIAAATPITYHSRELLLLMHEHLQACGLGATAATLLKEAQLAPLPSLAAPSSLMHQTSTQEAPPIQLQWPSGRATCGFLTGKSKLTPRDEDTSLKCDSAASSSKKKLLAFSPSFGSQSRNQLQSNDSQSGSVRKVFSASKQSSAFAIVLETSSESLMKPNSDTESHCKTPILLPMKRKLSELKDIGLVSSSGKRLHTSEQGLRSPVCPTPNTVRKSNLLADTTGLSTPSSNLRDQHWRSTPTGYLADYMDDNQYGNAHMGQVTPFSHLGLLNDPQPSSTERLTLDSLVVQYLKHQHRQCPAPITTLPPLSLLHQHVCPEPKRSLDAPSNVTTRLGTREFKSMYGGVHGNRRDRQFVYSRFRPWRTCRDDAGALLTCISFLGDSSRLAVGSHSGELKIFDSNSNSVLESCTSHQYPLTFVESYLSSETQLVLSSSSEDVRLWDAASVSAGPMHPFEGCKAARFSKSGNIFAALSLEPARREILLYNIQTCQVETTLSDHPSANSTSRGSLIHFSPSDTMLLWNGVLWDRRVSGPLHRFDQFTDYGGGGFHPAGNEVIINSEVWDLRKFRLLRSVPSLDQTVITFNARGDVIYAIRRRNLEDVMSSVHNLHRAKHPLVEAFRTVDAVNYSDIATIPVDRCVLDFATEPTDSFVGLITLDDPEEMYSSARVYEIGRRRPTDDDSDPDDAESEEEDEDDDDGDVDSLLGTNLDGDGETDADDMSNDDDDDSISDLEDDDDDRDFIMDGGGGILEIVTEGDEDDDDSQLVESFSSDDEDDFMGNGFGY, encoded by the exons ATGGAGGCGGCCATGGACGAACAAGCGAACCAAGCGCAAGAAGAGGCCCAACCTCCTGCGGAGGAGCCCCAGGCTCAGTCCAGAGGgggagaagaggaggaagaagaggaaccGAGGAACGAAGACGAGGAGTTGATCGCCAAGGCCCAGAAGCGGATGGAGAAGATCACCTCTTCGCCTGAAAACCCTAGCCCCCTCGTCCTCCATGCCCTCGCCTCCCTCCTAGAAACTCAAGAATCCCT ATACATGGAAGAGAATGGTCATTCGTCCAATAATGGCCGTGCTTCGCATAACATTGGACGGCTTGGAAACTTAGTCCGG GAGAATGATGATTTCTTCGAATTGATATCTTCTAAGTTTCTATCGGACACAAGATACCCGCCCTCTATCCAGGCGGCTTCTGCAAGGCTTCTTTTAAGCTGCTCGCTGACTTGGATT TATCCTGTTTTCGAAGAAGCCGTTTTGGAGAACATAAAAAATTGGGTGATTGATGACACTATCAGATTTCCTGGTGAAGATCACAACTGCAAGAGCAAGGAGGCCTCAGATTATGAAATGTTGAAGACCTATTCTACTGGGCTTCTTGCTGTATGTTTGACTGG TGGTGGTCAAGTAGTAGAAGATGTGTTGACATCTGGTTTGTCTGCCAAGCTTATGCGCTATCTTCGTGTGCGTGTCCTTGGAGAGACAAGTACAAGCCAGAAAGATGCTGCTCATTTAACAGAAAGTAAGCATGCATCCGGCACTACTTGCATAAGAGGTAGAGATGAAAGTCGGGGTAGGGTTCGACTGGCTCTGGAAACAACTTATTTAGATGATATGAGGACAGCGGGTGAGAGGTCCTTAGATGACCAAAGCGGTGAAAGGGATCAGGATAGAAGCATTGTTCGGCAAGGACATGGAGAAGAATGCTGGGTGAATGATGGAGAACCACCTGATGGGTTGGATGAAAGGGTTGATATCTATGATGCAGATGCTGATGGTGAGGACAGATGGCATAGTCGAGATTTCCGAGATGGGAAGGCAAAATTTGGGGATTTGGATGAAAATGGCAGGGATGACTCCTCAAGGCGCAGGGCGAGTCGCGGATCGGCAAGATCCAAATGCAAGGGAAGAGTTAATGAAGGTGGTCTAGAGAATGAACAGATTTTAACCTCACCCGGATCTGGTACTCGATCAGGACAGGGCCGAAGTACAAGAGACAGGAGTTTTTCAAGAAATTTAGATGTGAAAAAAGTACCAGATGCTAAAAAGTCTTCTGGCAGGGTCACATCTGATGCATTGGCTGTTGAAAGAGAGGATACTGATGATTGCTTCCAAGAATGCAGGGTTGGAAATAAAGATATCTCTGATCTTGTAAAGAAAGCAGTTAGAGCTGCCGAAGCTGAAGCAGGAGCAGCCAATGCACCTGCGGAAGCTATCAAAGCAGCTGGTGATGCTGCTGCTGAACTTGTCAAAAGTGCGGCTCTTGAG GAATTTAAAGCTAAGAATGATGAAGAAGCTGCCATTTTGGCTGCTTCCAGAGCTGCATCCACTGTTATTGATGCTGCAAATGCAATTGAAGTTTCAAG GAGCTCTAGTGGCATCAATGGTGTCAGGAGCTCTAGCGGCATCAATGGTGACAGGAGCACTAGTAGCATCAATGGTGATACAATGTATCCAGCCAGCATAGAAACGGAAACTAATGAGGATGTTGAAGAATATTTCATCCCAGACTCTGAATCTCTTGCACAGCTGAGAGAAAAATACTGTATTCAGTGCCTTGAGATACTTGGAGAATATGTTGAAGTTCTTGGGCCTGTACTGAACGAAAAGGGGGTTGATGTCTGCCTTGGACTATTACAACGGAGTTCCAGACTCAAGGAGGCATCAAAGATTGCAATTCTCTTGCCTGATGTAATGAAGCTAATCTGTGCATTGGCTGCTCACCGGAAATTTGCTGCATTATTTGTGGATCGGGGTGGCATGCAGAAACTGCTTGCTGTCCCTAGAATTGTGCAAACCTTCTTTGGTCTGTCTTCCTGCTTATTTACTATTGGTTCTCTCCAG GGCATAATGGAACGTGTCTGTGCTCTTCCCTCAGATGTTGTTCACCTGGTGGTTGAGTTAGCTATCCAACTTCTTGAGTGCCCTCAGGACCAAGCCAGAAAAAATGCGGCCTTGTTTTTTGCTGCTGCATTTGTCTTCCGAGCAGTTCTTGATGCCTTTGATGCTCAGGATGGTTTACAGAAATTACTGGGCATTTTGAATGATGCTGCCTCAGTAAGATCTGGTGTAAATACTGGAACTCTAGGCTTGTCCAGTTCAGGATCGATTCGAAATGATCGTTCATCTGCGGAAGTACTGACATCATCAGAGAAGCAGATAGCTTACCATACCTGTGTTGCTTTGCGGCAATATTTTAGAGCTCATCTTCTTTTGCTTGTGGATTCTCTCCGTCCAAATAAAACCAATCGAAGTACGGCCCGGAATACGCCAAGTGTAAGGGCAGCCTACAAGCCACTTGACATCAGCAATGAAGCTATGGATGCAGCATTTCTGCAGTTACAAAAGGATCGGAAGCTGGGTCCTGCATTTGTAAGAACTCGCTGGCCTGCGGTTGAGAAGTTCTTAAGCTCTAACGGACATATTACCTTGTTGGAATTATGTCAG GCCCCACCAGTTGAGCGTTATTTGCACGATTTGCTTCAATATGCATTGGGTGTTTTGCATATTGTTACGTTAGTACCGAACAGCCGCAAGATGATCGTAAGTGCCACATTAAGCAATAGTCGTGTTGGTGTAGCAGTCATTTTGGATGCAGCAAATAGTTCTAGTAGTTATCAAAAGAATTATGTGGACCCAGAG ATCATTCAACCAGCACTAAATGTGTTAGTCAATCTTGTTTGTCCTCCACCTTCAATCAGCAATAAACCACCTGTACTTGCACAGGGTCAGCATTCTGTTTCCGTGCAAGCCTCATATGGTCCTGCCACTGAGACTAGAGATAGAAACACAGAACGTAATATCTCGGATCGAGCTGTTAACACGTCTGGGCAGAGTGATCCGAGGGACCGGAATGGGGAATCTAGTGTGGTAGATAGGGGCAGTGCTGCAGGAGTTGGTACACAGTCCATTGGTAGCTCTTCACAAACTCCTGTTGCAGCCACTTCAGGACTTGTTGGAGATCGTAGAATATCTTTAGGTGCTGGAGCAGGTGGCGCAGGCCTTGCAACGCAATTAGAATTAGGATATCATCAAGCAAGAGAGGCTGTACGTGCCAACAACGGCATAAAGGTTCTACTTTATCTCCTTCAACCACGCATATATTCACCTCCTGCTGCTCTTGATTGTCTCCGTGCTCTTGCATGCCGAGTCCTGCTTGGTCTAGCCAGAGATGATACTATTGCACACATTTTGACAAAGCTTCAG GTTGGGAAGAAGCTATCAGAGCTAATTCGAGACTCAGGCAGCCAGACGACTGGAACTGAGCAAGGCAGGTGGCAAGCTGAACTTTCCCAGGCAGCAATTGAGCTGATAGCA ATTGTGACAAATTCAGGGCGTGCAAGTACATTAGCAGCTACTGACGCTGCTACTCCTACTTTGAGGCGAATAGAAAGAGCAGCTATAGCTGCTGCTACTCCTATTACTTACCACTCCAG GGAACTCTTACTTCTAATGCATGAACACCTACAGGCATGTGGTTTGGGTGCAACTGCTGCTACACTGTTAAAAGAGGCTCAGTTGGCACCTTTGCCATCCTTGGCAGCTCCATCATCTCTTATGCATCAAACCTCCACACAAGAAGCACCCCCTATACAACTCCAGTGGCCCTCTGGTAGAGCCACTTGTGGATTTCTAACAGGAAAATCTAAACTTACTCCACGGGATGAGGATACAAGCTTGAAGTGTGATTCAGCTGCatcttcttcaaagaaaaaattactgGCTTTCTCGCCTAGTTTTGGTTCACAGTCAAGAAACCAGTTGCAATCCAATGATTCTCAGTCGGGATCTGTCAGGAAAGTCTTCAGTGCTTCAAAACAATCTTCTGCATTCGCAATTGTATTAGAAACATCATCAGAGTCCTTGATGAAACCTAATTCTGATACAGAGTCCCACTGTAAGACTCCAATCTTATTGCCAATGAAGCGAAAATTATCTGAGTTAAAGGACATTGGGCTGGTCTCATCCTCTGGAAAGCGACTCCACACCAGTGAGCAAGGACTTCGGTCTCCAGTTTGTCCAACACCCAATACTGTTCGGAAAAGCAATCTACTAGCTGATACTACTGGGCTTTCTACACCAAGTTCTAACCTAAGAGATCAGCATTGGCGATCAACGCCAACTGGTTACTTGGCAGATTATATGGATGACAACCAATATGGTAACGCCCATATGGGTCAGGTGACACCATTCTCGCACCTTGGGCTTTTAAATGATCCTCAGCCCAGCAGCACAGAGCGGTTAACTCTAGACTCTCTTGTTGTTCAATATCTGAAGCACCAGCATCGCCAATGCCCTGCCCCTATAACCACTCTCCCTCCACTTTCCCTCTTACACCAGCATGTTTGTCCTGAACCTAAACGAAGCCTTGATGCCCCATCAAATGTGACGACCCGACTTGGTACACGTGAGTTCAAAAGTATGTATGGTGGGGTGCATGGAAATCGTAGGGATCGCCAGTTTGTTTACAGCAGATTTAGACCATGGAGAACTTGTCGGGATGATGCTGGTGCCCTTTTGACATGCATTAGTTTTCTTGGAGACTCCTCCCGTCTTGCAGTTGGCAGCCACTCTGGAGAGCTCAAAATTTTTGACTCCAACAGCAACAGTGTGCTGGAGAGCTGCACAAGCCACCAGTATCCTTTGACATTTGTTGAGTCATATCTTTCCAGTGAGACACAGCTGGTGCTTTCGTCGAGCTCCGAGGATGTAAGGTTGTGGGATGCAGCTTCAGTCTCAGCTGGGCCAATGCATCCATTTGAAGGGTGTAAGGCGGCAAGGTTCAGCAAATCTGGAAACATTTTTGCAGCCCTGTCCTTGGAGCCTGCACGACGAGAAATTCTCCTGTACAATATCCAGACCTGCCAGGTGGAAACAACACTGTCAGACCACCCTTCTGCCAATTCTACAAGCCGGGGTTCGCTCATACACTTCAGCCCTTCAGACACTATGCTCCTATGGAATGGAGTCTTGTGGGATCGGCGGGTTTCTGGTCCTCTTCATCGGTTTGATCAATTTACTGATTATGGAGGTGGTGGCTTTCATCCAGCTGGGAATGAG GTAATTATAAACTCGGAGGTCTGGGATCTCCGGAAGTTTAGGCTCCTTCGAAGTGTACCTTCATTGGACCAAACAGTGATTACGTTTAATGCACGTGGTGATGTCATTTATGCAATCCGGAGAAGAAATCTTGAGGATGTAATGTCATCCGTTCACAACCTACATCGAGCCAAGCATCCCCTCGTTGAGGCCTTCCGCACTGTTGACGCAGTCAACTATTCTGACATTGCCACTATTCCAGTAGATCGATGTGTCCTTGACTTTGCAACAGAGCCAACAGATTCCTTTGTAGGGTTGATTACACTGGATGACCCAGAAGAAATGTACTCTTCAGCTAGGGTTTACGAAATCGGTCGCCGACGGCCAACTGATGATGATTCTGATCCTGACGATGCTGAGAGCGAGGAGGAGGacgaggatgatgatgatggtgatgtgGACTCTCTACTAGGCACAAATCTTGATGGGGATGGTGAAACTGATGCTGATGATATGagcaatgatgatgatgatgatagcATCAGCGACCtcgaagatgatgatgatgataggGATTTCATCATGGATGGTGGGGGTGGAATTCTAGAGATTGTTACAGAAGGTGATGAAGACGACGATGATAGTCAATTGGTTGAATCTTTTAGTAGCGACGATGAGGATGATTTTATGGGCAACGGTTTTGGTTATTAA